The following are encoded together in the Mesoterricola sediminis genome:
- a CDS encoding GNAT family N-acetyltransferase: MRILTPQRATFLAADDVQWPRVLAQLPHDFFHTPAYLRACAETGEGDPLLFLAEAGDAGFLVPLLRQPLDAFGEPGHFDAASPYGYPGPLAWGDPGPAAVQAMDEALQAAFRSARIVNLFARANPFLPTPAWARALLGETRVHGPAVWLDLQDGEAGQRGMQRRLRTTIRHLEKLGCSVVYDAWETLPAVVEAYHATMRRREAPPAYFFPETWFQRLRQAPGGGFHLATSLAPDGTITGGAFFTAVGGLVHYFLTGTREEAAALSPGKLLIDALRAWGAAQGHRLLNLGGGLGARQDSLFAFKRLFSPLTAEFTTFRRVLIPEVHHALTGCPPEDEADFFPAYRRA, from the coding sequence TTGCGGATTCTCACCCCCCAGCGCGCCACCTTCCTCGCCGCCGACGATGTCCAGTGGCCGCGGGTGCTGGCCCAGTTGCCCCATGACTTCTTCCACACGCCCGCCTACCTGCGGGCCTGCGCGGAAACGGGCGAGGGCGACCCCCTGCTCTTCCTGGCCGAGGCCGGGGACGCGGGCTTCCTGGTCCCCCTGCTCCGCCAGCCCCTGGACGCCTTCGGCGAGCCCGGCCACTTCGACGCGGCCTCGCCCTACGGCTACCCGGGCCCCCTCGCCTGGGGCGATCCGGGCCCGGCGGCGGTCCAGGCGATGGACGAAGCCCTCCAGGCCGCCTTCCGAAGCGCCCGCATCGTCAACCTCTTCGCCCGGGCGAACCCCTTCCTCCCGACACCCGCCTGGGCCCGCGCCCTCCTGGGGGAGACCCGCGTGCACGGACCCGCGGTGTGGCTGGACCTCCAGGACGGGGAGGCTGGCCAGCGGGGCATGCAGCGGCGGCTGCGCACCACCATCCGGCACCTGGAGAAGCTGGGCTGCTCCGTGGTCTACGACGCCTGGGAGACCCTGCCCGCCGTCGTCGAGGCCTACCACGCCACCATGCGGCGGCGGGAGGCGCCGCCGGCCTACTTCTTCCCGGAGACCTGGTTCCAGCGTCTGCGCCAGGCCCCCGGCGGCGGCTTCCACCTGGCCACCAGCCTGGCCCCGGACGGGACGATCACGGGCGGCGCCTTCTTCACGGCGGTGGGCGGCCTGGTCCACTACTTCCTCACCGGCACCCGCGAGGAGGCCGCCGCCCTCTCGCCGGGCAAGCTCCTCATCGACGCCCTGCGCGCCTGGGGGGCGGCCCAGGGCCACCGGCTGCTCAACCTGGGCGGGGGGCTCGGCGCCCGCCAGGATTCCCTCTTCGCCTTCAAGCGCCTCTTCTCCCCGCTCACCGCGGAGTTCACCACCTTCCGGCGCGTGCTCATCCCCGAGGTCCACCACGCGCTCACCGGCTGCCCGCCGGAGGACGAGGCCGACTTCTTCCCCGCGTACCGCCGGGCCTGA
- a CDS encoding APC family permease: MNYAPLRTIGPFSATMLIAGSMIGSGIFIVPAEILRIGGSGGFLLLAWTLTAALTLLGAHAFSELAGLFPRGGGQFVYLREAWGRPVAFLYGWTMFLIIECGSLAAVAMAFGKFLGAVVPAVNEHRFLVGPFETGPLHLGPLTIGPYVLGLTPARLAAILLLGGLALLNARGTRLGVGIQNAFTVAKLGSLAALVLCGLLAPAVPPAVAAAPVQAAPLPFFAALLVAQCGSLFACDAWNSITFIAGEVREPRRTIPLALLAGPLIVMSLYLLANAIYLRVLGPVAIAGAPGDRVGTAALEAILGPHGDLLMALAILVSTAGCANGLSLSGSRLYQAMAEEGLFFPAAARLNRAGVPGWALALQAAWAALLTLTGSFTQLVEFCMAAALLFHMLTVAGVFRLRLRRPDLHRPVRIFAYPLPPLLYLAGGAAVLGALLLWRPSYTWPGMALVLLGLPVYVAFLRRPASAAPLDEGSRPSRRSAPGA; encoded by the coding sequence ATGAATTACGCCCCCCTCCGCACCATCGGTCCTTTCTCCGCCACCATGCTGATCGCCGGCTCCATGATCGGCAGCGGCATCTTCATCGTGCCGGCTGAGATCCTGCGGATCGGCGGATCCGGCGGCTTCCTCCTCCTGGCCTGGACCCTCACCGCGGCCCTCACCCTCCTGGGCGCCCATGCCTTCTCCGAGCTGGCGGGCCTCTTCCCCCGGGGCGGCGGGCAGTTCGTCTACCTGCGGGAGGCCTGGGGCCGTCCCGTGGCCTTCCTGTACGGCTGGACCATGTTCCTCATCATCGAGTGCGGGAGCCTGGCGGCCGTGGCCATGGCCTTCGGCAAGTTCCTGGGGGCCGTGGTGCCGGCCGTGAACGAGCACCGGTTCCTCGTGGGCCCCTTCGAGACCGGCCCGCTCCACCTGGGGCCCCTCACCATCGGTCCCTACGTCCTCGGCCTGACCCCGGCCCGCCTCGCCGCCATCCTCCTCCTGGGGGGCCTGGCCCTGCTCAACGCCCGGGGCACCCGGCTCGGGGTGGGGATCCAGAACGCCTTCACCGTGGCCAAGCTGGGGAGCCTGGCCGCCCTGGTCCTCTGCGGCCTGCTGGCCCCCGCCGTGCCGCCGGCCGTGGCCGCGGCCCCCGTCCAGGCGGCCCCCCTCCCCTTCTTCGCCGCCCTCCTGGTGGCCCAATGCGGCAGCCTCTTCGCCTGCGACGCCTGGAACAGCATCACCTTCATCGCCGGCGAGGTGCGGGAGCCCCGGCGCACCATCCCCCTCGCCCTCCTGGCGGGGCCCCTGATCGTCATGTCCCTGTACCTGCTGGCCAACGCCATCTACCTCCGGGTGCTGGGCCCCGTGGCCATCGCCGGCGCGCCCGGGGACCGGGTGGGCACCGCCGCCCTGGAGGCCATCCTGGGCCCCCACGGGGACCTCCTCATGGCCCTCGCCATCCTCGTGAGCACCGCCGGCTGCGCCAATGGCCTCAGCCTATCCGGCAGCCGCCTCTACCAGGCCATGGCCGAGGAGGGCCTGTTCTTCCCCGCAGCCGCCCGGCTGAACCGGGCCGGGGTGCCGGGGTGGGCCTTGGCCCTCCAGGCCGCCTGGGCCGCCCTCCTCACCCTCACGGGCAGCTTCACCCAGCTCGTGGAATTCTGCATGGCCGCCGCCCTGCTCTTCCACATGCTCACCGTGGCCGGCGTCTTCCGCCTCCGCCTGCGCCGGCCCGATCTTCACAGGCCCGTACGGATCTTCGCCTACCCCCTGCCCCCCCTCCTGTACCTGGCGGGCGGCGCCGCCGTCCTGGGCGCCCTGCTCCTGTGGCGCCCCTCGTACACCTGGCCCGGCATGGCCCTCGTGCTCCTGGGCCTCCCCGTCTACGTCGCCTTCCTCCGCCGCCCGGCCTCCGCCGCGCCGCTGGACGAAGGGAGCCGGCCTAGTCGCCGTTCAGCTCCCGGTGCGTGA
- the rapZ gene encoding RNase adapter RapZ — MELVIVTGMSGAGRRSVLSALEDAGCTALDNVPARLLEPLLELEAKLNPSRPRLAVGMDNRHPEFADELPPLVERLLDGSIPVYVVFVEADDETLLRRYSESRRPHFLAREGSLLEAIHREREMLSPVRGMATAIIDTSNLTLSQMRKRIADLLPDLPVEGTTLRLISFGFKHGVPQESDMILDARFLPNPHYVAELKALTGKDSAVKDFLLKSDLFGTFLALAENWVQWAWPYIQQEGRAYHTISIGCTGGQHRSVALVEMLAQRLRRDIPKLVVTHRELNGD; from the coding sequence ATGGAACTGGTCATCGTCACTGGCATGTCGGGTGCGGGCAGACGCTCGGTGCTCAGCGCCCTGGAGGACGCGGGCTGCACGGCCCTGGACAACGTTCCTGCTCGTCTGCTTGAGCCGCTGCTGGAACTGGAGGCCAAGCTCAACCCGAGCCGGCCCCGGCTGGCCGTGGGCATGGACAACCGGCACCCGGAGTTCGCGGACGAGTTGCCGCCCCTGGTGGAGCGCCTCCTGGACGGCAGCATTCCCGTCTATGTGGTGTTCGTGGAGGCCGACGACGAGACCCTGCTCCGCCGCTACTCCGAATCCCGCCGCCCCCACTTCCTGGCCCGGGAGGGCAGCCTCCTGGAGGCCATCCACCGGGAACGGGAGATGCTGTCGCCCGTGCGGGGCATGGCCACGGCGATCATCGACACCAGCAACCTGACGCTCAGCCAGATGCGCAAGCGCATCGCCGACCTGCTGCCGGACCTGCCCGTGGAGGGCACGACCCTGCGCCTCATCAGCTTCGGCTTCAAGCACGGCGTGCCCCAGGAATCCGACATGATCCTGGACGCCCGCTTCCTGCCCAACCCCCACTACGTGGCCGAACTCAAGGCCCTGACGGGGAAGGACAGCGCCGTGAAGGACTTCCTGCTCAAGTCGGACCTCTTCGGGACCTTCCTGGCCCTGGCGGAGAACTGGGTCCAGTGGGCCTGGCCCTACATCCAGCAGGAGGGCCGCGCCTACCACACCATCAGCATCGGCTGCACCGGCGGCCAGCACCGCAGCGTGGCCCTGGTGGAGATGCTCGCCCAGCGGTTGCGCCGGGACATCCCCAAGCTCGTGGTCACGCACCGGGAGCTGAACGGCGACTAG
- a CDS encoding PqqD family peptide modification chaperone gives MTSRSEKPVGRDLMIYDAAEDAVRILNPTARVVYELHREGAAPEAIEAALRTRFRIPDGQDVAADVRRTLADLAAQGLA, from the coding sequence ATGACCTCAAGATCCGAGAAGCCCGTCGGCCGGGACCTGATGATCTACGATGCCGCCGAGGACGCGGTGCGCATCCTCAACCCCACGGCCCGGGTCGTGTACGAACTCCACCGGGAGGGCGCCGCCCCCGAGGCCATCGAGGCCGCCCTCCGGACGCGGTTCCGCATTCCGGACGGCCAGGATGTGGCCGCGGACGTGCGGCGGACCCTCGCCGATCTGGCGGCCCAGGGACTCGCCTGA
- a CDS encoding TlyA family RNA methyltransferase produces the protein MAKVRLDVLLVQRGLVETRARAAARIMAGDVLVDDRPVTKAGTLVAEAAPLRLRGEALPYVSRGGLKLAHGLEVFRVDPAGRVAFDAGASTGGFTDCLLQRGALRVYAVDVGTNQLHWKLRSDPRVVSMEQVNLRLWDPASIPEPCSLLVADLSFISLRLAIPPILPSLAPGADAILLVKPQFEAGRDDVGGGGIVRDPAVHDRVRAEIQAFFEATPLRPVAWDESPILGGEGNKEFLLHLKRV, from the coding sequence ATGGCTAAGGTGCGCCTGGATGTCCTGCTGGTCCAGCGGGGGCTCGTGGAGACCCGCGCCCGGGCCGCGGCCCGCATCATGGCCGGGGACGTGCTGGTGGACGACCGCCCCGTGACCAAGGCGGGCACCCTCGTGGCCGAGGCGGCCCCCCTGCGCCTCCGGGGCGAGGCGCTGCCCTATGTGAGCCGGGGGGGCCTCAAGCTGGCCCATGGGCTGGAGGTCTTCCGGGTGGATCCCGCCGGCCGGGTGGCCTTCGACGCGGGCGCCTCCACGGGCGGGTTCACGGACTGCCTCCTGCAGCGCGGGGCCCTGCGGGTCTATGCGGTGGACGTGGGCACCAACCAGCTCCACTGGAAGCTGCGCAGCGATCCGCGGGTGGTCTCCATGGAGCAGGTGAACCTGCGCCTCTGGGATCCGGCCTCCATCCCGGAGCCCTGCTCCCTCCTGGTGGCGGACCTGAGCTTCATCTCCCTGCGCCTGGCCATACCGCCGATCCTGCCGAGCCTGGCGCCCGGCGCCGACGCCATCCTCCTCGTGAAGCCCCAGTTCGAGGCTGGGCGGGACGATGTGGGCGGGGGCGGCATCGTGCGGGACCCCGCCGTCCACGACCGGGTGCGGGCGGAGATCCAGGCCTTCTTCGAGGCGACGCCGCTGCGGCCCGTCGCCTGGGACGAGAGCCCCATCCTCGGCGGCGAGGGGAACAAGGAATTCCTTCTCCACCTGAAGCGGGTGTAG
- the secA gene encoding preprotein translocase subunit SecA: MLDNLLKKFIGSKNDRELKRLWAKVQEVNALEAGIRALSDDELKAKTPYFKEKLAGGATLDDILPEAFAVVREASRRVLRMRHFDVQLIGGMVLHSGKVAEMRTGEGKTLTATLPLYLNGLAGRGAHLVTVNDYLARRDAEWMGRLYNWLGLSVGVVQHGLSDEERRAAYASDITYATNNEIGFDYLRDNMKWALEDFTQRGFVFAIVDEVDSILIDEARTPLIIAGSSEEDTSKYFRIDGIVPKLKPEVDFKVDEKDRQVTLTDEGIRHAESLLGVANLYDPSAIETLHGLNQALLAHNLYKRDVDYMIKEKEDGKGLEVVIVDEFTGRMMPGRRWSNGLHQAIEAKEGVEVNAENQTLATVTFQNFFRMYEKLAGMTGTAETEARELLQIYKLEVVIVPTNMPMVRTDFADTVYSTKNGKKKAIVEEIKELNAKGQPILVGTASIESSEDLSEALKVAKIRHVVLNAKHHAKEADIIAQAGRKGAVTIATNMAGRGTDILLGGNPEGLAKIEARKRGVELYQEDGRETPEFLAIVEEMARQTEAEKAEVIAAGGLHILGTERHESRRIDNQLRGRAGRQGDPGSSRFFLSLEDDLMRIFGGDRIKNMMSTLGMNDDEPIEAGMVTRAIERSQKRVETHHFEIRKHLLEYDDVMNKQRIFFYGLRCEILKGNTKEYVLRVATEIVEGLVNDYLPAKGERDVAGFKERFEQLYALQGVDLDAIAVLSQEEAVEKLSALVTEAYEEKERRLGSEDVLRWHERVAILQIIDSAWKRHLLVMDHLKEAIGFRGYGQKDPLVEYKRESYEYFEQMRFGYEDEIISYLYRVEPQPAYIPDDDSYFREPSEVQELGPDELGGLLDMGLPGDVVKRVMRFSAGGLDEE; this comes from the coding sequence ATGCTTGACAATCTCCTTAAAAAATTCATCGGCTCCAAGAACGATCGCGAGCTGAAGCGCCTCTGGGCCAAGGTCCAGGAGGTCAACGCCCTCGAGGCGGGGATCCGGGCGCTCTCCGACGACGAGCTGAAGGCCAAGACCCCCTACTTCAAGGAGAAGCTGGCGGGCGGTGCCACCCTGGACGACATCCTGCCCGAGGCCTTCGCCGTGGTGCGGGAGGCCTCCCGGCGGGTGCTGCGCATGCGGCACTTTGATGTCCAGCTCATCGGCGGCATGGTCCTCCATTCCGGCAAGGTGGCGGAGATGCGCACCGGTGAGGGCAAGACCCTCACGGCCACCCTCCCCCTCTACTTGAACGGCCTCGCCGGGCGGGGCGCCCACCTGGTGACCGTCAACGACTACCTCGCCCGCCGAGACGCCGAGTGGATGGGCCGCCTCTACAACTGGCTGGGGCTCTCCGTGGGCGTCGTCCAGCACGGCCTCTCCGACGAGGAGCGGCGCGCCGCCTACGCCAGCGACATCACCTACGCGACCAACAACGAGATCGGCTTCGACTACCTGCGCGACAACATGAAGTGGGCGCTGGAGGACTTCACCCAGCGCGGCTTCGTCTTCGCCATCGTGGACGAGGTGGACTCCATCCTCATCGACGAGGCCCGGACCCCCCTGATCATCGCCGGCAGCTCCGAGGAGGACACCTCCAAGTACTTCCGGATCGACGGCATCGTCCCCAAGCTCAAGCCCGAGGTCGACTTCAAGGTCGACGAGAAGGACCGGCAGGTCACCCTCACCGACGAGGGCATCCGGCACGCCGAGTCCCTCCTGGGCGTCGCCAACCTCTATGACCCCAGCGCCATCGAGACCCTCCACGGCCTGAACCAGGCCCTGCTGGCCCACAACCTGTACAAGCGGGACGTGGACTACATGATCAAGGAGAAGGAGGACGGCAAGGGCCTCGAGGTCGTCATCGTCGACGAGTTCACCGGCCGCATGATGCCGGGCCGCCGCTGGTCCAACGGCCTCCACCAGGCCATCGAGGCCAAGGAGGGCGTGGAGGTCAACGCCGAGAACCAGACCCTGGCCACGGTGACCTTCCAGAACTTCTTCCGGATGTACGAGAAGCTGGCCGGCATGACCGGCACGGCCGAGACCGAGGCCCGCGAGCTGCTGCAGATCTACAAGCTCGAGGTGGTGATCGTCCCCACCAACATGCCGATGGTCCGCACGGACTTCGCCGACACCGTCTACTCGACCAAGAACGGCAAGAAGAAGGCCATCGTCGAGGAGATCAAGGAGCTGAACGCCAAGGGCCAGCCCATCCTCGTGGGCACGGCCAGCATCGAGAGCAGCGAGGACCTCAGCGAGGCCCTCAAAGTCGCCAAGATCCGCCACGTCGTGCTGAACGCCAAGCACCACGCCAAGGAGGCCGACATCATCGCCCAGGCCGGACGCAAGGGCGCCGTGACCATCGCCACCAACATGGCCGGCCGCGGCACCGACATCCTGCTGGGCGGCAACCCCGAGGGCCTGGCCAAGATCGAGGCCCGGAAGCGCGGGGTCGAACTCTACCAGGAGGATGGCCGCGAGACGCCCGAGTTCCTCGCCATCGTCGAGGAGATGGCGCGGCAGACCGAGGCCGAGAAGGCCGAGGTCATCGCCGCCGGCGGCCTCCACATCCTGGGCACCGAGCGGCACGAGAGCCGCCGCATCGACAACCAGCTCCGCGGCCGCGCCGGCCGCCAGGGCGACCCCGGCTCCAGCCGCTTCTTCCTGAGCCTGGAAGACGACCTGATGCGCATCTTCGGGGGCGACCGCATCAAGAACATGATGTCGACCCTGGGCATGAACGACGACGAGCCCATCGAGGCCGGCATGGTGACCCGCGCCATCGAGCGCAGCCAGAAGCGGGTGGAGACGCACCACTTCGAGATCCGCAAGCACCTGCTCGAATACGACGACGTCATGAACAAGCAGCGCATCTTCTTCTACGGCCTGCGCTGCGAGATCCTCAAGGGCAACACGAAGGAATACGTGCTCCGCGTGGCCACCGAGATCGTCGAGGGCCTCGTCAACGACTACCTCCCCGCCAAGGGCGAGCGGGACGTGGCCGGCTTCAAGGAGCGGTTCGAGCAGCTCTACGCCCTCCAGGGCGTGGACCTGGACGCCATCGCCGTCCTCTCCCAGGAGGAGGCGGTGGAGAAGCTCTCCGCCCTCGTCACCGAGGCCTACGAGGAGAAGGAACGGCGCCTGGGCAGCGAGGACGTCCTCCGCTGGCACGAGCGGGTCGCCATCCTCCAGATCATCGATTCCGCCTGGAAGCGCCACCTCCTGGTCATGGACCACCTGAAGGAGGCCATCGGCTTCCGCGGCTACGGCCAGAAGGACCCCCTGGTCGAGTACAAGCGCGAGAGCTACGAGTACTTCGAGCAGATGCGCTTCGGGTACGAGGACGAGATCATCAGCTACCTCTACCGCGTCGAGCCTCAGCCCGCCTACATCCCCGACGACGACAGCTACTTCCGCGAGCCCTCCGAGGTCCAGGAACTGGGCCCCGACGAGCTGGGCGGCCTGCTGGACATGGGCCTGCCCGGGGACGTGGTCAAGCGCGTCATGCGCTTCTCCGCCGGCGGCCTGGACGAGGAATAG
- a CDS encoding nucleotidyltransferase domain-containing protein — MVPAAPPEHLPPLTPEAWELLLLAGRLDLAPGDATRLAALARTALPWANLLAWGERLGALPLLHHHLAAQPEAAPAEVLTRLEAAYRKTSLRNLRSFALLREILAKAEAAGVPVLCLKGSVLAPDLYGDLGLRPMGDLDLLVRPADAPGLEAILAGMGAFRSPDGRRRDPAEVPASVQEVIGHGLPWFFPSVCRVEIHRHLLAEGIRDDGWLQADLWAGARTRDLDGVPQRGLGREHLVLHLASHLAHHLEEGAVHLYWFTDLGALLHREGPALDRAALAALARRLGLEAGCREVFGLLGAAWDGPGPDDARGAFPRLAAALSVQTVVPAGLPGLTGLGAIRRVRGLRNRVRYLGEVFLPAPWKLEVAFGRSRPRPLLLLAWPWAKAWRLARTLVRRAVG, encoded by the coding sequence ATGGTCCCGGCCGCGCCCCCCGAGCACCTGCCGCCGCTGACGCCGGAGGCCTGGGAGCTGCTGCTCCTGGCCGGTCGTCTGGACCTCGCCCCGGGCGACGCGACCCGTCTCGCCGCCCTGGCCCGGACGGCCCTGCCCTGGGCGAACCTCCTGGCCTGGGGGGAGCGCCTCGGGGCGCTGCCCCTCCTCCACCACCACCTCGCCGCGCAGCCGGAGGCCGCGCCGGCGGAGGTGCTGACGCGGCTGGAAGCGGCCTACCGGAAGACCTCCCTGCGCAACCTGCGGAGCTTCGCCCTCCTCCGGGAGATCCTGGCGAAGGCGGAGGCGGCGGGGGTGCCGGTCCTCTGCCTCAAGGGCTCGGTGCTCGCGCCGGACCTCTACGGGGACCTGGGCCTGCGGCCCATGGGCGACCTGGACCTCCTGGTCCGGCCCGCGGACGCCCCCGGCCTGGAGGCGATCCTCGCCGGCATGGGCGCCTTCCGTTCCCCGGATGGCCGCCGCCGCGACCCCGCGGAGGTCCCCGCCTCCGTCCAGGAGGTGATCGGGCACGGCCTGCCCTGGTTCTTCCCGTCCGTGTGCCGGGTGGAGATCCACCGCCACCTCCTGGCGGAGGGGATCCGGGACGACGGGTGGCTTCAGGCCGACCTGTGGGCCGGCGCCCGCACCCGGGACCTGGACGGGGTGCCCCAGCGGGGGCTTGGCCGGGAGCACCTGGTCCTCCACCTGGCCAGCCACCTGGCCCATCACCTGGAGGAGGGCGCCGTCCACCTGTACTGGTTCACGGACCTGGGGGCCCTCCTCCACCGGGAGGGGCCGGCCCTGGACCGGGCCGCCCTGGCCGCCCTGGCCCGGCGCCTGGGCCTGGAGGCCGGGTGCCGGGAGGTCTTCGGCCTCCTGGGCGCCGCCTGGGACGGCCCGGGACCGGACGATGCCCGGGGGGCCTTCCCGCGCCTCGCCGCGGCCCTGTCCGTCCAGACCGTGGTCCCGGCCGGCCTGCCGGGGCTGACGGGCCTGGGCGCCATCCGGCGCGTCCGGGGCCTGCGGAACCGGGTCCGCTACCTGGGCGAGGTGTTCCTGCCCGCGCCCTGGAAGCTGGAGGTGGCCTTCGGCCGCAGCCGGCCTCGCCCGCTCCTGCTGCTGGCCTGGCCCTGGGCGAAGGCCTGGCGCCTGGCGCGGACCCTGGTGCGCCGGGCGGTGGGCTGA
- the mltG gene encoding endolytic transglycosylase MltG, producing MAKSRTSLRLAAATLLLALIPLSGLWMWKGRGPLTAQATLLVKRGATVDALADQMEREGLIRNAALFKLWARARKLQLIRGEYTLEPGASLSDVANKLKRADIHYTNLVVPVGAHAWMLQARLKSFMPEDVFWTLWKSPRLAKTAGFPDAESLEGLVAPATYKLHHAMEPEEILLTLVEAFRDKVLPSLDGGALPPYETLILASLAEKETRVPTELPKVAGVYAQRLRIGMRLQCDPTTLYARWLSGDLRYTAPTAEDLHRTSRFNTYTRAGLPPTPIAVPSPAAIEAAKVPSLGKDLFFVATGKGGHAFAPSLSEHNRNVGAYRREIRRQKKALAHG from the coding sequence ATGGCCAAGTCCCGCACCTCGCTCCGGCTCGCCGCCGCCACCCTGCTCCTCGCCCTGATCCCCCTGTCGGGGCTCTGGATGTGGAAGGGGCGGGGGCCCCTCACCGCCCAGGCCACCCTGCTGGTGAAGCGGGGGGCCACGGTGGACGCCCTGGCGGACCAGATGGAGCGGGAGGGCCTGATCCGCAACGCCGCCCTCTTCAAGCTCTGGGCCCGGGCGCGCAAGCTGCAGCTCATCCGGGGCGAGTACACCCTCGAGCCGGGGGCGAGCCTGTCCGATGTGGCCAACAAGTTGAAACGGGCCGATATCCACTACACGAACCTGGTCGTCCCCGTGGGCGCCCACGCCTGGATGCTCCAGGCCCGCCTGAAGAGCTTCATGCCCGAGGACGTGTTCTGGACCCTCTGGAAGAGCCCCCGGCTGGCCAAGACCGCCGGGTTCCCCGACGCCGAGAGCCTGGAGGGGCTCGTGGCGCCGGCCACCTACAAGCTCCACCACGCCATGGAGCCGGAGGAGATCCTGCTGACCCTCGTGGAGGCCTTCCGGGACAAGGTGCTGCCCTCCCTGGACGGGGGGGCCCTGCCGCCTTACGAAACGCTCATTCTCGCCAGCCTGGCGGAAAAGGAGACCCGGGTGCCAACCGAGCTGCCGAAGGTGGCCGGGGTGTACGCCCAGCGCCTGCGCATCGGCATGCGCCTCCAGTGCGACCCGACCACGCTGTACGCCCGGTGGCTCAGCGGCGACCTTCGCTACACCGCGCCCACCGCCGAGGACCTGCACCGGACGAGCCGCTTCAACACGTACACCCGCGCGGGCCTGCCCCCCACCCCCATCGCCGTGCCCAGCCCGGCGGCCATCGAGGCGGCCAAGGTGCCCTCCCTGGGCAAGGACCTGTTCTTCGTGGCCACCGGCAAGGGGGGGCACGCCTTCGCCCCCAGCCTCTCGGAGCACAACCGCAACGTGGGGGCCTACCGGCGGGAGATCCGCCGCCAGAAGAAGGCCCTCGCCCATGGCTAA
- a CDS encoding sugar transferase, whose amino-acid sequence METTSASPATLPRNFYRVVGKRLFDVAAAGLLLLLTTPFWVLTAILVRLKMGSPVLFRQQRPGYGGKPFMMIKFRSMSDERGSDGELLPDAQRLGRFGSILRSSSLDELPELLNVLKGDMSLVGPRPLLMQYLPLYTPEQARRHHALPGITGWAQINGRNVIKLSRRVELDVWYVDHQSFLLDLKILALTLPRVLSSRGVIVAETYEEMMDLGRGDDQGAGAGRDR is encoded by the coding sequence ATGGAGACAACCTCAGCCAGCCCGGCCACGCTCCCGCGTAACTTCTACAGGGTCGTGGGTAAGCGCCTTTTCGACGTGGCGGCCGCCGGCCTCCTGCTCCTCCTCACGACCCCGTTCTGGGTGCTCACGGCGATCCTCGTCCGCCTCAAAATGGGGTCGCCCGTGCTCTTCCGGCAGCAACGGCCCGGGTACGGCGGTAAGCCCTTTATGATGATCAAGTTCCGTTCCATGAGCGATGAGCGGGGATCCGATGGAGAGCTCCTGCCCGACGCCCAGCGCCTGGGGCGTTTCGGCAGCATTCTGCGATCCAGCAGCCTGGATGAGCTGCCCGAGCTGCTGAATGTGCTCAAAGGGGACATGAGCCTCGTGGGACCCCGGCCCCTCCTCATGCAGTACCTGCCTCTCTACACCCCCGAACAGGCCCGGCGGCACCACGCGCTCCCGGGCATCACGGGGTGGGCCCAGATCAACGGGCGCAACGTCATCAAGCTCAGCCGCCGGGTCGAGCTGGACGTGTGGTACGTGGACCACCAGAGCTTCCTCCTGGACCTCAAGATCCTGGCCCTCACCCTGCCGCGGGTGCTCTCGAGCCGGGGGGTCATCGTGGCCGAGACCTACGAGGAGATGATGGACCTGGGCCGCGGGGACGATCAGGGCGCGGGGGCCGGCAGGGACCGGTAG